From a region of the Theobroma cacao cultivar B97-61/B2 chromosome 8, Criollo_cocoa_genome_V2, whole genome shotgun sequence genome:
- the LOC18589256 gene encoding uncharacterized protein LOC18589256 produces MDFTDGFVSDVHRELVRSTSESADPLSASPMQIPISSNSPKSRKSPKSPKVHGEGSPVSYDRHSHSQRDGRPKKGGSGGKGTWGGLLETDYNYSLDSNDPNYDSSEEYGHPNGRKSACDFDAYKKKTTIIVEEYFATDDVVSTTNELRELAMPSYNYYFVKKLVSMAMDRHDQEKEMAAVLLSALYADVIDAPQVYKGFSKLVESADDLIVDIPDTVDVLALFIARAVVDDVLPPAFLKKQIAFLPNGSKGLEVLKRAEKGYLAAPMHAESIERRWGGSKTKTVEDVKARINNLLIEYVVSGDKKEAFRCIKDLKVSFFHHEIVKRALIMAMERHQVEDRILDLLKEATEEGLINSSQITKGFDRMIDTVDDLSLDIPNAQRILKSLISNAASEGWLCASSLKSLSLEPKKKLLEDSFTRTFKIKSQSIIQEYFLSGDISEVCSCLEVENKTSSGELNAIFIKRLITLAMDRKNREKEMASVLLSSLCFPVDDVVNGFAMLIESADDTALDNPVVVEDLAMFLARAVVDEVLAPQHLEEVGSQFLGTDSTGSRVLQMAKSLLKARLSGERILRCWGGGGSSRPGWAVEDVKDKIGKLLEEYESGGDVREACRCIKELGMPFFHHEVVKKALVTVMEKKNERLWGLLRHCFGSGLITMNQMTKGFVRVAESLDDVALDVPDAQKQFLNYVERAKTKGWLDSSFYCSNSIHGKENGTCL; encoded by the exons ATGGACTTCACTGATGGTTTTGTATCAGATGTACACCGGGAGCTTGTTCGATCTACTTCAGAGAGTGCAGATCCGTTGTCTGCTTCTCCAATGCAAATCCccatttcttcaaattctccAAAGTCTCGAAAGTCTCCTAAGTCGCCTAAGGTGCATGGCGAAGGAAGTCCAGTCAGTTATGATAGGCATTCACATTCTCAAAGAGATGGTCGTCCTAAGAAAG GTGGCTCTGGTGGTAAAGGCACTTGGGGAGGGTTACTTGAGACTGATTACAATTATTCCCTTGACTCAAATGACCCAAACTATGATAGTAGCGAG GAATATGGACATCCTAATGGAAGAAAATCAGCATGTGATTTTGATGCATACAAAAAGAAGACGACAATAATAGTGGAGGAATATTTTGCCACTGATGATGTTGTCTCAACTACGAATGAATTAAGAGAACTTGCAATGCCCAGCTACAACTATTACTTTGTAAAAAAGCTTGTCTCTATGGCCATGGataggcatgaccaagaaaaagaaatggctgCTGTTCTATTATCTGCACTCTATGCTGATGTGATTGATGCTCCACAAGTGTACAAAGGCTTTAGTAAACTGGTGGAATCTGCAGATGACTTGATTGTAGATATACCGGATACAGTCGATGTTCTTGCATTGTTTATAGCTCGAGCTGTGGTTGATGATGTACTCCCTCCTGCTTTCCTTAAAAAACAAATAGCTTTCTTACCTAATGGTTCAAAGGGGTTGGAAGTCCTGAAAAGAGCTGAGAAAGGGTATCTGGCAGCTCCTATGCATGCAGAAAGTATTGAGCGCCGATGGGGAGGCAGCAAGACtaaaacagttgaggatgtgAAAGCCAGGATAAACAACTTGTTGATAGAGTATGTAGTGAGTGGTGACAAGAAAGAGGCTTTTAGATGCATCAAAGATTTGAAAGTTTCTTTCTTCCACCATGAAATAGTTAAACGAGCTCTTATTATGGCAATGGAAAGGCACCAAGTTGAAGATAGAATACTTGATCTGCTCAAGGAAGCAACTGAAGAAGGCCTGATCAACTCAAGTCAAATCACAAAGGGATTTGATAGGATGATTGACACAGTTGACGACTTGTCCCTTGACATACCAAATGCACAGAGAATCCTGAAGTCTTTAATATCTAATGCGGCATCTGAAGGTTGGTTGTGTGCTTCATCTCTGAAGTCATTATCATTGGAGcccaaaaagaaattattggAAGACAGTTTTACTAGAACTTTCAAGATAAAGTCTCAATCAATTATTCAAGAGTATTTCTTGTCTGGTGATATCTCAGAGGTATGCAGTTGTCTTGAAGTAGAGAACAAAACTTCCTCAGGTGAACTAAATGCTATCTTTATTAAAAGGTTGATAACTTTGGCAATGGATCGAAAGAATAGGGAGAAAGAAATGGCATCTGTTTTGCTTTCATCCTTATGTTTTCCTGTAGATGATGTTGTAAATGGGTTTGCCATGTTGATAGAATCTGCAGATGACACTGCTCTAGATAATCCAGTTGTTGTTGAGGATCTTGCTATGTTTTTGGCTAGAGCAGTGGTGGATGAAGTTTTAGCTCCACAACACCTGGAAGAGGTTGGGAGCCAATTTTTGGGGACAGATTCTACTGGGAGCAGAGTACTTCAAATGGCAAAGTCATTGCTAAAGGCTCGACTTTCTGGGGAGCGCATCTTAAGGTGTTGGGGTGGTGGTGGTAGCAGTAGGCCTGGATGGGCTGTTGAGGATGTCAAAGACAAAATAGGAAAGCTTTTAGAGGAATATGAATCCGGAGGAGATGTTAGGGAAGCTTGTCGCTGCATAAAGGAATTAGGCATGCCATTTTTCCACCATGAGGTTGTAAAGAAAGCACTGGTGACAGTTAtggagaaaaagaatgaaagacTATGGGGTTTGCTAAGGCATTGTTTTGGCTCAGGGCTCATAACCATGAATCAGATGACAAAGGGTTTTGTAAGGGTAGCAGAATCTCTTGACGACGTGGCTCTTGACGTGCCTGATGCCCAAAAACAATTTCTGAATTATGTCGAAAGAGCAAAGACTAAAGGGTGGTTGGATTCATCATTTTATTGTAGCAATTCTATACATGGAAAAGAGAATGGAACCTGCCTCTGA